In a genomic window of Ipomoea triloba cultivar NCNSP0323 chromosome 3, ASM357664v1:
- the LOC116014400 gene encoding caffeoylshikimate esterase-like isoform X1, which yields MLVSFRHYFITHNTSSGVLRKRFDFYTYYLGFEGTRRRVVCSAGVRAVMGKPPKFPGVSEEVQKLLDADMDSVDARRRAREAFKDVQLSIDHCLFKVPHAELKMEESYKKNSRGLEIFSKSWFPGTSPAKALICICHGYGDTCTFFIEGIARKLASSGYAVSAMDYPGFGLSEGLHCYIPSFDNLVDDVIEHYSKVKENPELRGLPSFLFGQSMGGAVALKVHLKQPDAWNGAVLVAPMCKIADDMAPPWLLTQILIVVAKFLPKQKLVPQKDLAELAFKDTKKREQANYNVIGYRHKPRLGTALELLKTTQEIERLLEKVSLPLLILHGKNDVVTDPSVSKALYEKASSHDKKLNLYAEAWHALLEGEPDEMIQRVLGDIISWLDDHSAH from the exons ATGCTTGTTTCTTTCCGCCATTATTTCATTACCCATAACACAAGTTCAGGTGTTCTGAGAAAAAGATTCGATTTTTACACATATTACTTAGGATTCGAGGGTACTAGGAGGAGAGTGGTCTGTTCCGCGGGCGTGAGAGCTGTAATGGGGAAGCCTCCGAAGTTCCCGGGTGTGAGCGAGGAGGTGCAGAAGCTTCTGGATGCGGACATGGACTCTGTAGATGCAAGGCGCCGTGCGCGCGAGGCGTTTAAGGATGTCCAGCTCTCAATAGATCATTGCTTGTTCAAG GTGCCTCATGCCGAGTTAAAGATGGAGGAG TCATACAAGAAAAATTCTAGAGGGCTGGAGATTTTCTCCAAAAGTTGGTTTCCGGGAACAAGTCCTGCCAAAGCACTCATTTGTATCTGTCATGGTTACGGAGATACTTGCACATTTTTTATTGAAG GCATTGCCAGGAAGCTGGCATCTTCTGGTTATGCAGTATCTGCCATGGATTATCCAGGATTTGGTCTTTCAGAAGGTCTTCATTGCTATATACCTAGTTTCGACAACCTGGTTGATGATGTCATTGAGCATTACTCAAAAGTTAAAG AAAATCCAGAGTTGCGCGGGCTGCCAAGCTTCCTCTTTGGGCAATCCATGGGCGGAGCAGTTGCTCTGAAGGTTCACCTGAAGCAACCCGATGCATGGAATGGGGCGGTTCTTGTTGCACCTATGTGCAAA ATTGCAGATGACATGGCTCCACCGTGGTTATTGACACAAATCCTTATCGTGGTGGCGAAATTTCTTCCAAAACAGAAGCTAGTTCCGCAAAAGGATTTGGCTGAGTTAGCATTCAAAGACACGAAGAAGAGAGAACAG GCTAACTATAATGTCATTGGCTATAGACATAAACCGCGCTTAGGGACTGCCCTCGAACTACTTAAGACTACACAAGAGATAGAGCGATTGTTAGAAAAG GTTTCTCTGCCATTACTAATTCTGCATGGAAAGAATGATGTAGTGACTGATCCATCAGTAAGCAAAGCATTGTATGAGAAAGCAAGCAGCCATGACAAGAAACTAAACCTTTACGCTGAGGCTTGGCATGCCTTGTTGGAAGGTGAACCAGATGAGATGATTCAGAGAGTTCTTGGTGACATCATTTCTTGGCTTGATGATCATAGTGCCCATTGA
- the LOC116014400 gene encoding caffeoylshikimate esterase-like isoform X2 codes for MGKPPKFPGVSEEVQKLLDADMDSVDARRRAREAFKDVQLSIDHCLFKVPHAELKMEESYKKNSRGLEIFSKSWFPGTSPAKALICICHGYGDTCTFFIEGIARKLASSGYAVSAMDYPGFGLSEGLHCYIPSFDNLVDDVIEHYSKVKENPELRGLPSFLFGQSMGGAVALKVHLKQPDAWNGAVLVAPMCKIADDMAPPWLLTQILIVVAKFLPKQKLVPQKDLAELAFKDTKKREQANYNVIGYRHKPRLGTALELLKTTQEIERLLEKVSLPLLILHGKNDVVTDPSVSKALYEKASSHDKKLNLYAEAWHALLEGEPDEMIQRVLGDIISWLDDHSAH; via the exons ATGGGGAAGCCTCCGAAGTTCCCGGGTGTGAGCGAGGAGGTGCAGAAGCTTCTGGATGCGGACATGGACTCTGTAGATGCAAGGCGCCGTGCGCGCGAGGCGTTTAAGGATGTCCAGCTCTCAATAGATCATTGCTTGTTCAAG GTGCCTCATGCCGAGTTAAAGATGGAGGAG TCATACAAGAAAAATTCTAGAGGGCTGGAGATTTTCTCCAAAAGTTGGTTTCCGGGAACAAGTCCTGCCAAAGCACTCATTTGTATCTGTCATGGTTACGGAGATACTTGCACATTTTTTATTGAAG GCATTGCCAGGAAGCTGGCATCTTCTGGTTATGCAGTATCTGCCATGGATTATCCAGGATTTGGTCTTTCAGAAGGTCTTCATTGCTATATACCTAGTTTCGACAACCTGGTTGATGATGTCATTGAGCATTACTCAAAAGTTAAAG AAAATCCAGAGTTGCGCGGGCTGCCAAGCTTCCTCTTTGGGCAATCCATGGGCGGAGCAGTTGCTCTGAAGGTTCACCTGAAGCAACCCGATGCATGGAATGGGGCGGTTCTTGTTGCACCTATGTGCAAA ATTGCAGATGACATGGCTCCACCGTGGTTATTGACACAAATCCTTATCGTGGTGGCGAAATTTCTTCCAAAACAGAAGCTAGTTCCGCAAAAGGATTTGGCTGAGTTAGCATTCAAAGACACGAAGAAGAGAGAACAG GCTAACTATAATGTCATTGGCTATAGACATAAACCGCGCTTAGGGACTGCCCTCGAACTACTTAAGACTACACAAGAGATAGAGCGATTGTTAGAAAAG GTTTCTCTGCCATTACTAATTCTGCATGGAAAGAATGATGTAGTGACTGATCCATCAGTAAGCAAAGCATTGTATGAGAAAGCAAGCAGCCATGACAAGAAACTAAACCTTTACGCTGAGGCTTGGCATGCCTTGTTGGAAGGTGAACCAGATGAGATGATTCAGAGAGTTCTTGGTGACATCATTTCTTGGCTTGATGATCATAGTGCCCATTGA
- the LOC116014400 gene encoding caffeoylshikimate esterase-like isoform X3, giving the protein MHTSYDIYSKRGIGYCDLWQSYKKNSRGLEIFSKSWFPGTSPAKALICICHGYGDTCTFFIEGIARKLASSGYAVSAMDYPGFGLSEGLHCYIPSFDNLVDDVIEHYSKVKENPELRGLPSFLFGQSMGGAVALKVHLKQPDAWNGAVLVAPMCKIADDMAPPWLLTQILIVVAKFLPKQKLVPQKDLAELAFKDTKKREQANYNVIGYRHKPRLGTALELLKTTQEIERLLEKVSLPLLILHGKNDVVTDPSVSKALYEKASSHDKKLNLYAEAWHALLEGEPDEMIQRVLGDIISWLDDHSAH; this is encoded by the exons ATGCATACTTCCTATGACATATACTCGAAACGTGGGATTGGCTATTGTGATCTTTGGCAGTCATACAAGAAAAATTCTAGAGGGCTGGAGATTTTCTCCAAAAGTTGGTTTCCGGGAACAAGTCCTGCCAAAGCACTCATTTGTATCTGTCATGGTTACGGAGATACTTGCACATTTTTTATTGAAG GCATTGCCAGGAAGCTGGCATCTTCTGGTTATGCAGTATCTGCCATGGATTATCCAGGATTTGGTCTTTCAGAAGGTCTTCATTGCTATATACCTAGTTTCGACAACCTGGTTGATGATGTCATTGAGCATTACTCAAAAGTTAAAG AAAATCCAGAGTTGCGCGGGCTGCCAAGCTTCCTCTTTGGGCAATCCATGGGCGGAGCAGTTGCTCTGAAGGTTCACCTGAAGCAACCCGATGCATGGAATGGGGCGGTTCTTGTTGCACCTATGTGCAAA ATTGCAGATGACATGGCTCCACCGTGGTTATTGACACAAATCCTTATCGTGGTGGCGAAATTTCTTCCAAAACAGAAGCTAGTTCCGCAAAAGGATTTGGCTGAGTTAGCATTCAAAGACACGAAGAAGAGAGAACAG GCTAACTATAATGTCATTGGCTATAGACATAAACCGCGCTTAGGGACTGCCCTCGAACTACTTAAGACTACACAAGAGATAGAGCGATTGTTAGAAAAG GTTTCTCTGCCATTACTAATTCTGCATGGAAAGAATGATGTAGTGACTGATCCATCAGTAAGCAAAGCATTGTATGAGAAAGCAAGCAGCCATGACAAGAAACTAAACCTTTACGCTGAGGCTTGGCATGCCTTGTTGGAAGGTGAACCAGATGAGATGATTCAGAGAGTTCTTGGTGACATCATTTCTTGGCTTGATGATCATAGTGCCCATTGA
- the LOC116012135 gene encoding protein ABA DEFICIENT 4, chloroplastic, which yields MATSSCFALPRISIHPELKHPRLASRIAGEVRGNGSSIVALRTANYRLICRVGETVGKPRNYCSFLGGSRALILPVVGKKCLHRTSLAVSASLLPASQIASSAFTWGTIAVLPFYTLMVVAPRAELTKNLMESGIPFIALGLLYGYLLYLSWTPDTIRLMFASQYLLPELPGIARMFANEMTLASAWIHLLAVDLFAARQVYQDGLQNDVEIRHSVSLCLLFCPIGILVHFITKALTRNPEKKESTIH from the exons ATGGCCACCTCTTCTTGCTTTGCCCTCCCTCGAATCTCCATTCATCCCGAG CTCAAACACCCAAGATTGGCTTCAAGGATTGCAGGCGAGGTCCGGGGAAATGGGAGCTCAATTGTTGCTCTTAGAACTGCAAACTACAGACTTATATGCCGAGTTGGGGAAACAGTAGGGAAGCCGAGAAACTACTGCAGCTTTCTTGGGGGATCGAGGGCCCTCATTCTACCTGTGGTTGGAAAGAAATGCCTGCACAGAACAAGCTTAGCGGTGTCTGCATCAT TGTTGCCAGCTTCTCAAATTGCTAGCAGCGCTTTTACTTGGGGAACCATAGCTGTTCTTCCATTTTATACTCTCATGGTTGTGGCGCCCAGAGCTGAGTTG ACCAAAAACTTAATGGAAAGTGGCATACCTTTTATTGCGCTTGGACTATTGTACGGCTATCTTCTATATCTCTCTTGGACGCCTGATACGATACGGCTGATGTTTGCTAGCCAATACTTGCTGCCAGAG CTTCCAGGTATAGCTAGGATGTTTGCCAATGAGATGACATTAGCTTCTGCATGGATCCATCTCTTGGCTGTGGATCTTTTTGCTGCAAG GCAAGTATACCAAGATGGACTGCAGAATGATGTGGAGATCCGGCATTCGGTGTCGCTATGCTTGCTCTTTTGCCCCATTGGAATTCTTGTTCATTTCATAACCAAAGCTCTAACCAGAAATCCTGAGAAAAAGGAAAGCACAATTCATTAA
- the LOC116012134 gene encoding uncharacterized protein LOC116012134 isoform X2, with translation MIATGVNVRLERWPKISVHQFTTTTIQSALEASSMVMSASRVHLHLLRKPFTCSSRSFGDHELTQNLDNLQFIWGKKSLSDLSTWGIGGRCKIFVQVFNQTQLLSAVRYCRERSERFLIVGKGSNCLFDDQGFDGCVILNRIDFLEKVEPGVYRVGSGYPFNRLGVQTASEGFTGLEFAGGVPGTVGGAAYMNAGANTQEAGDCIHTVEIITTGGQTRVLGKPELDFGYRSSPFQGMKDLASITAVTFKLKFSQDAKQKQMEYLERKRSQPLGERTAGSVFRNPSDLDVSAGELIERAGLKGFRIGEAMVSERHANFFINRGGATSHNMLELIALVKEMVHQKFGVQLREEVLYIQ, from the exons atgattgcAACCGGAGTTAATGTAAGATTGGAGCGGTGGCCCAAAATATCAGTACATCAGTTTACTACAACTACAATTCAGAGTGCCCTGGAAGCTTCATCGATGGTAATGTCTGCGTCACGcgttcatcttcatcttcttcgaAAACCCTTTACATGCAGTAGTAGAAGCTTTGGCGACCACGAATTGACCCAAAACTTGGATAACCTACAGTTCATATGGGGCAAGAAGTCGCTCAGTGATCTCAGCACTTGGGGCATCGGAGGCCGGTGTAAGATTTTCGTTCAAGTCTTCAACCAAACGCAGCTCCTCTCCGCCGTCAG GTATTGTAGAGAGCGCTCTGAGAGGTTTTTGATCGTTGGGAAAGGTTCAAATTGTCTTTTCGATGACCAGGGATTCGATGGCTGCGTTATACTCAACCGGATCGACTTTCTGGAGAAGGTGGAACCCGGGGTTTATCGGGTCGGAAGTGGATACCCGTTTAACCGTCTGGGCGTGCAGACCGCGAGTGAAGGCTTCACCGGGCTAGAATTCGCCGGCGGTGTTCCCGGGACTGTTGGTGGCGCTGCTTACATGAACGCCGGTGCAAATACCCAG GAGGCCGGTGACTGTATTCATACCGTCGAAATCATCACCACCGGCGGTCAAACTCGGGTACTAGGAAAACCCGAACTGGATTTTGGTTATCGATCATCGCCATTTCAAGGGATGAAGGACCTAGCATCCATCACTGCAGTTACATTCAAGCTCAAGTTTTCTCAAGAtgccaaacaaaaacaaatggaATATTTAGAAAG aaaaaggagtCAACCACTGGGAGAGAGAACTGCAGGTTCAGTGTTCAGAAATCCATCTGATTTGGATGTTTCAGCAGGAGAACTGATTGAGAGAGCTGGATTGAAAGGGTTCAGAATTGGGGAGGCTATGGTCTCAGAAAGACATGCAAATTTCTTCATAAACCGCGGGGGCGCAACTTCTCACAACATGCTAGAGCTTATAGCACTGGTTAAGGAAATGGTTCATCAGAAGTTTGGTGTGCAACTCAGGGAAGAAGTCTTATACATCCAATGA
- the LOC116012134 gene encoding uncharacterized protein LOC116012134 isoform X1, whose product MIATGVNVRLERWPKISVHQFTTTTIQSALEASSMVMSASRVHLHLLRKPFTCSSRSFGDHELTQNLDNLQFIWGKKSLSDLSTWGIGGRCKIFVQVFNQTQLLSAVRYCRERSERFLIVGKGSNCLFDDQGFDGCVILNRIDFLEKVEPGVYRVGSGYPFNRLGVQTASEGFTGLEFAGGVPGTVGGAAYMNAGANTQEAGDCIHTVEIITTGGQTRVLGKPELDFGYRSSPFQGMKDLASITAVTFKLKFSQDAKQKQMEYLERRKRSQPLGERTAGSVFRNPSDLDVSAGELIERAGLKGFRIGEAMVSERHANFFINRGGATSHNMLELIALVKEMVHQKFGVQLREEVLYIQ is encoded by the exons atgattgcAACCGGAGTTAATGTAAGATTGGAGCGGTGGCCCAAAATATCAGTACATCAGTTTACTACAACTACAATTCAGAGTGCCCTGGAAGCTTCATCGATGGTAATGTCTGCGTCACGcgttcatcttcatcttcttcgaAAACCCTTTACATGCAGTAGTAGAAGCTTTGGCGACCACGAATTGACCCAAAACTTGGATAACCTACAGTTCATATGGGGCAAGAAGTCGCTCAGTGATCTCAGCACTTGGGGCATCGGAGGCCGGTGTAAGATTTTCGTTCAAGTCTTCAACCAAACGCAGCTCCTCTCCGCCGTCAG GTATTGTAGAGAGCGCTCTGAGAGGTTTTTGATCGTTGGGAAAGGTTCAAATTGTCTTTTCGATGACCAGGGATTCGATGGCTGCGTTATACTCAACCGGATCGACTTTCTGGAGAAGGTGGAACCCGGGGTTTATCGGGTCGGAAGTGGATACCCGTTTAACCGTCTGGGCGTGCAGACCGCGAGTGAAGGCTTCACCGGGCTAGAATTCGCCGGCGGTGTTCCCGGGACTGTTGGTGGCGCTGCTTACATGAACGCCGGTGCAAATACCCAG GAGGCCGGTGACTGTATTCATACCGTCGAAATCATCACCACCGGCGGTCAAACTCGGGTACTAGGAAAACCCGAACTGGATTTTGGTTATCGATCATCGCCATTTCAAGGGATGAAGGACCTAGCATCCATCACTGCAGTTACATTCAAGCTCAAGTTTTCTCAAGAtgccaaacaaaaacaaatggaATATTTAGAAAG aagaaaaaggagtCAACCACTGGGAGAGAGAACTGCAGGTTCAGTGTTCAGAAATCCATCTGATTTGGATGTTTCAGCAGGAGAACTGATTGAGAGAGCTGGATTGAAAGGGTTCAGAATTGGGGAGGCTATGGTCTCAGAAAGACATGCAAATTTCTTCATAAACCGCGGGGGCGCAACTTCTCACAACATGCTAGAGCTTATAGCACTGGTTAAGGAAATGGTTCATCAGAAGTTTGGTGTGCAACTCAGGGAAGAAGTCTTATACATCCAATGA
- the LOC116012134 gene encoding uncharacterized protein LOC116012134 isoform X3, translating into MIATGVNVRLERWPKISVHQFTTTTIQSALEASSMVMSASRVHLHLLRKPFTCSSRSFGDHELTQNLDNLQFIWGKKSLSDLSTWGIGGRCKIFVQVFNQTQLLSAVRYCRERSERFLIVGKGSNCLFDDQGFDGCVILNRIDFLEKVEPGVYRVGSGYPFNRLGVQTASEGFTGLEFAGGVPGTVGGAAYMNAGANTQEAGDCIHTVEIITTGGQTRVLGKPELDFGYRSSPFQGMKDLASITAVTFKLKFSQDAKQKQMEYLERRTD; encoded by the exons atgattgcAACCGGAGTTAATGTAAGATTGGAGCGGTGGCCCAAAATATCAGTACATCAGTTTACTACAACTACAATTCAGAGTGCCCTGGAAGCTTCATCGATGGTAATGTCTGCGTCACGcgttcatcttcatcttcttcgaAAACCCTTTACATGCAGTAGTAGAAGCTTTGGCGACCACGAATTGACCCAAAACTTGGATAACCTACAGTTCATATGGGGCAAGAAGTCGCTCAGTGATCTCAGCACTTGGGGCATCGGAGGCCGGTGTAAGATTTTCGTTCAAGTCTTCAACCAAACGCAGCTCCTCTCCGCCGTCAG GTATTGTAGAGAGCGCTCTGAGAGGTTTTTGATCGTTGGGAAAGGTTCAAATTGTCTTTTCGATGACCAGGGATTCGATGGCTGCGTTATACTCAACCGGATCGACTTTCTGGAGAAGGTGGAACCCGGGGTTTATCGGGTCGGAAGTGGATACCCGTTTAACCGTCTGGGCGTGCAGACCGCGAGTGAAGGCTTCACCGGGCTAGAATTCGCCGGCGGTGTTCCCGGGACTGTTGGTGGCGCTGCTTACATGAACGCCGGTGCAAATACCCAG GAGGCCGGTGACTGTATTCATACCGTCGAAATCATCACCACCGGCGGTCAAACTCGGGTACTAGGAAAACCCGAACTGGATTTTGGTTATCGATCATCGCCATTTCAAGGGATGAAGGACCTAGCATCCATCACTGCAGTTACATTCAAGCTCAAGTTTTCTCAAGAtgccaaacaaaaacaaatggaATATTTAGAAAG GAGAACTGATTGA
- the LOC116012133 gene encoding zinc transporter 5 yields the protein MMSPKPISEDRGGSSPHATLRQTPLQIIHIIGNFMRIWSVYSMYRYLTQTRASVVLFIFSCLVPSCILFLIMQKPWKGRPLSNTQVVPSVINGAITALYLTMWGKGLKSCGPVRAILAEYSGAVLGVLSGVLYGRKGHVWKKVGGLIAMLASFYFLSQGWAMATYSPISFGDSPDGNEARTEQVIGMKEMLIPIFAGILSALKRVIARRVSLKNQLKRRLNAITIASATCFLFPIAMWDMIIGSTSIELPFSAWAFTSTILFAIILIFYIDSIAEERLQMVFSSPRHLMVAGGCIIVMEFVYKMDFSLPGFLICAAILGFGIHEATSLDLTRKDTSRSSSLSNGFLDDPVEMSPLPT from the exons ATGATGTCCCCGAAGCCAATTTCGGAAGATCGAGGTGGCTCTTCTCCTCACGCCACTCTTAG GCAAACACCCTTGCAGATAATCCATATTATTGGCAACTTCATGAGAATATGGTCTGTTTACTCAATGTATCGCTATTTGACTCAGACTCGGGCTTCCGTTGTACTTTTTATCTTCAGCTGTCTCGTTCCTTCTTGCATCCTATTTTTAATAATGCAAAAGCCTTGGAAGGGCAGGCCACTGTCTAATACACAG GTAGTGCCTTCAGTAATAAATGGTGCCATTACAGCACTATACCTCACCATGTGGGGTAAGGGCCTTAAATCTTGTGGCCCTGTTCG AGCCATATTAGCTGAATATTCCGGTGCTGTTCTTGGAGTATTATCTGGTGTACTGTATGGGAGGAAGGGCCATGTCTGGAAAAAA GTGGGTGGACTCATTGCAATGTTGGCATCTTTCTACTTTTTATCTCAAGGATGGGCCATGGCCACATATTCACCAATTT CATTTGGTGATAGCCCTGATGGTAACGAGGCACGGACGGAACAAGTTATAGGAATGAAGGAAATGCTAATCCCCATCTTTGCTGGAATCTTATCAGCATTGAAAAGGGTGATTGCTAGGCGGGTGTCCCTTAAG AATCAACTGAAGAGGCGACTCAATGCCATAACAATTGCTTCTGCAACATGCTTTTTGTTTCCAATTGCCATGTGGGACATGATTATA GGATCAACTAGCATAGAGTTGCCATTTTCTGCATGGGCTTTTACAAGCACCATCCTTTTTGCCATCATATTGATATTCTACATTGATAGTATTGCAGAGGAAAG GTTGCAAATGGTTTTTTCTTCTCCAAGACATTTGATGGTTGCAGGAGGATGCATCATTGTCATGGAATTTGTGTATAAAATGGATTTCTCGCTTCCTGGTTTTCTGATATGTGCAGCAATTTTGGGATTTG GGATACATGAAGCAACATCCTTGGACCTTACTAGGAAAGATACATCTCGAAGCTCAAGTCTATCGAATGGATTCTTGGATGATCCAGTTGAAATGTCCCCTCTTCCAACTTAA